One part of the Desulfobacterales bacterium genome encodes these proteins:
- a CDS encoding HD domain-containing protein: MEKLYVNIDNLIEIVANGGSVRTGIDVYNKSGALLLEKNVIINKVSSLLIVKKYGLRRIPIDVEEKGGLWDKQLKEIRLDSPTKEDNSNIYEDSLNKLEIGRRIKEIYELKKEASIKYQNAKNNIKKIITSIKETGGEFDTHLLQETVSDVFNFMTKSETAFSYITKEIFSYDDYLYNHSIDVCTIGTAVLKKFNDHFSELINKQVFNFSFQTSELSKNDLPETSFMFYLPEELYDISIGFFLHDVGKVLIPDDILNKKGRLTDEEFDMVKTHTFEKGIQILEKNKLYNTVIKNIICYHHSPLFMGETNCYPDTKIPIEIPPYVKVCKLADIYDAMTTKRSYKEALNPVGVVTELFRKYADKDRMLQFVLHSFVKVVGIYPTGSVVHLTNGQMAYILDSKGPIILPFTDNREVTLNKLEHPVNVEDEIAKKKNLVIDRRRSIVSPIEVYDKLPKILQQSI; encoded by the coding sequence ATGGAAAAACTTTATGTAAATATTGATAATCTTATTGAAATTGTTGCAAATGGAGGAAGCGTTAGGACTGGAATAGATGTTTATAATAAAAGTGGCGCCCTTTTGTTAGAAAAAAATGTAATTATCAATAAAGTAAGCTCATTATTGATCGTTAAAAAATATGGACTTAGACGTATTCCAATTGATGTCGAAGAAAAAGGTGGATTATGGGATAAACAGTTAAAGGAAATTAGACTTGACTCTCCAACAAAAGAAGATAATTCAAACATATATGAAGATAGTTTAAACAAACTTGAAATCGGAAGAAGAATTAAAGAAATATATGAATTAAAAAAAGAAGCGAGCATTAAATATCAGAATGCAAAGAATAATATAAAAAAAATAATTACGAGTATAAAGGAGACAGGAGGCGAATTTGATACACACTTATTGCAAGAAACAGTTTCTGATGTATTTAATTTTATGACTAAAAGTGAGACTGCATTTTCATATATAACTAAAGAAATTTTTTCCTATGATGACTATCTATATAACCATTCTATTGATGTTTGCACTATTGGAACTGCTGTTTTAAAAAAATTTAACGATCATTTTAGTGAACTTATCAACAAGCAAGTATTTAATTTTTCTTTTCAAACTTCAGAACTTTCGAAAAACGATCTTCCGGAAACGTCATTTATGTTTTATCTTCCTGAAGAGTTATACGATATATCTATTGGATTTTTTCTTCACGATGTTGGTAAAGTTCTTATTCCTGATGATATTTTAAATAAAAAAGGCCGGCTGACTGACGAAGAATTTGATATGGTAAAAACCCATACATTTGAAAAAGGTATTCAAATACTCGAAAAAAATAAATTGTATAATACAGTTATAAAAAACATAATATGCTACCATCATAGCCCTTTATTCATGGGTGAAACTAATTGCTATCCAGATACAAAAATACCAATTGAGATACCTCCTTACGTTAAGGTATGCAAGCTGGCAGATATTTATGATGCTATGACAACTAAGCGTTCTTATAAAGAAGCCTTAAATCCAGTAGGCGTCGTAACGGAGTTATTTCGAAAATATGCAGATAAAGATCGTATGCTGCAATTTGTACTGCATTCTTTTGTTAAAGTAGTAGGTATATACCCTACTGGCAGCGTTGTTCATTTAACAAATGGGCAAATGGCTTATATTCTTGATAGCAAAGGTCCAATAATTTTGCCTTTTACGGATAATAGAGAAGTCACTCTGAATAAACTCGAACATCCGGTTAATGTAGAAGATGAAATCGCTAAGAAGAAAAATTTAGTTATCGATAGACGAAGATCAATTGTTTCTCCAATAGAAGTATATGATAAACTTCCAAAAATTTTGCAGCAATCAATTTAG
- a CDS encoding fumarylacetoacetate hydrolase family protein, with protein MRLIRFFNNNGEIRPGILQGNLIIDLKKVFPDIPDISETFFKEGWIETIASATLPKASKLDVHISYPVCCPSKIICLGKNYIEHAKEGGFDLPKKPLIFSKSANTLTGPFDPVIMPKTSSQVDWEVELAVIIGKQGKGISKQDAHSYVAGFTVMNDVSARDVQFSESQWFRGKSFDTFAPLGPSIVTPDEIGGLDKAQNLRLTAKVNGKIMQDGNTKDMIFDIPSIIEDISQDMTLMPGDIISTGTPAGVGIFRNPPILLKSGDIVECEVEKIGIIRNVFK; from the coding sequence ATGAGATTAATTAGATTCTTTAATAATAATGGAGAAATTAGACCTGGAATTTTACAAGGAAATTTAATTATTGATTTAAAAAAAGTTTTTCCTGATATTCCTGATATTTCTGAAACGTTTTTCAAAGAAGGTTGGATTGAAACTATAGCGTCGGCTACATTGCCGAAAGCTTCAAAATTGGATGTTCATATATCCTATCCTGTATGCTGCCCTTCTAAAATAATTTGTCTTGGAAAAAATTATATTGAACACGCAAAAGAAGGCGGATTTGATTTACCTAAAAAACCTTTAATTTTTTCCAAAAGTGCTAACACTTTAACAGGTCCATTTGATCCAGTTATTATGCCCAAAACAAGCAGTCAAGTAGATTGGGAAGTTGAGCTTGCTGTAATCATCGGTAAACAAGGAAAAGGCATAAGTAAACAAGATGCTCATAGTTATGTGGCTGGATTTACTGTTATGAATGATGTTTCAGCTCGCGATGTTCAATTTTCAGAATCCCAATGGTTTAGAGGCAAATCCTTTGATACATTCGCTCCATTAGGCCCATCGATAGTTACGCCAGATGAAATAGGAGGTTTAGATAAAGCTCAAAATTTAAGACTCACTGCAAAAGTAAATGGAAAAATAATGCAGGATGGAAATACAAAGGATATGATTTTTGATATCCCAAGCATAATAGAAGATATAAGCCAAGATATGACTTTGATGCCAGGAGATATTATATCCACAGGAACTCCCGCTGGAGTAGGAATATTTAGAAATCCTCCTATTTTGTTAAAAAGTGGAGATATAGTCGAATGCGAAGTTGAAAAAATTGGAATTATACGAAATGTTTTTAAATAA
- a CDS encoding RNA methyltransferase produces MSVLENISIVLTRPKYSENIGAAARAMKNMGFSKLIVVSPQNYDFDNANKVATHESVDILNKAEFTDSLKEALLNFNYIIGTTARLGKNRQGVYNPSEMAEKLRSISKKNLAAIVFGPEDKGLQNDDLQLCDAIINIPTSSHLSSINLAQSVMIICYELFKTSQETIEKPIPQLARRYELEGMYSQLKEILIKINYIRPDNPDYWLNNFRHFFNRFCLYSREVYIIRGLCRQIEWYGNKRYNDALKERNEAEK; encoded by the coding sequence ATGTCAGTCCTTGAAAATATATCAATCGTTTTAACAAGACCTAAATATTCTGAAAATATAGGTGCTGCAGCAAGAGCCATGAAAAACATGGGGTTTAGCAAACTTATTGTTGTGTCTCCCCAGAATTATGATTTTGATAATGCAAACAAAGTGGCAACTCATGAATCGGTTGATATATTGAACAAGGCTGAATTTACTGACAGTTTAAAAGAGGCTCTATTAAATTTTAACTATATAATCGGAACGACTGCAAGGTTAGGCAAAAACAGGCAAGGTGTTTATAATCCTTCTGAAATGGCTGAAAAGCTGAGATCAATCTCTAAAAAAAACCTTGCGGCTATTGTTTTTGGGCCCGAAGATAAAGGGCTCCAAAACGATGATTTACAATTATGCGATGCTATTATTAACATCCCTACATCATCACACCTTTCATCTATAAACCTTGCTCAATCTGTTATGATTATTTGCTATGAACTTTTTAAAACAAGTCAAGAAACTATCGAAAAACCAATACCTCAACTCGCAAGAAGATATGAGCTTGAAGGAATGTATTCTCAATTAAAAGAGATTCTTATTAAAATTAATTATATCCGACCAGACAACCCTGATTACTGGCTAAATAATTTTCGGCATTTTTTTAATAGATTTTGTTTATATTCAAGGGAAGTTTATATAATTCGGGGGCTTTGTCGGCAAATAGAATGGTATGGAAATAAACGATATAATGACGCATTAAAAGAAAGAAATGAGGCTGAAAAATGA
- the dsrM gene encoding sulfate reduction electron transfer complex DsrMKJOP subunit DsrM, whose translation MNVNYLVSLVVVVALSFVPYFGIDAGLKMLFGIVIPYLAFAVFFVGVINRIVSWSRSPVPFRIPTTCGQQKSLPWFKQAKIDNPSTTVGVIARMALEIFLFRSLFRNTKMQLHKSENGPKITFQWELWLWLAALVFHYSFFVVLTRHLRFFAEPVPFFVQLLEKIDGIFQVGVPGVLISGFMLLLAATYLLVRRVIIPQVKYVSLVADYFPLFLIMGIAFTGIYMRYFEKVDIVGVKALTMGIITLSPQIPAGISTIFYVHLFLVSLLVAYIPFSKLMHMGGIFMSPTRNMANNNRATRHINPWNYPVKVHSYAEYEDDFREKMIEAGLPVEKE comes from the coding sequence ATGAATGTAAATTATTTAGTTTCCCTTGTAGTGGTTGTTGCTCTATCGTTTGTTCCGTATTTTGGAATTGATGCGGGGCTAAAAATGCTTTTTGGAATTGTAATTCCTTATTTAGCATTTGCGGTATTTTTCGTTGGTGTTATCAATCGAATTGTATCATGGTCTCGTTCTCCAGTTCCCTTTAGAATTCCAACCACTTGTGGCCAGCAAAAATCTTTGCCTTGGTTCAAGCAGGCCAAAATTGATAATCCATCTACAACCGTAGGTGTTATCGCAAGAATGGCGCTTGAAATTTTTTTATTCAGATCGTTATTTCGGAATACTAAAATGCAGCTCCATAAATCGGAAAATGGTCCAAAAATAACGTTTCAATGGGAGTTATGGCTATGGTTAGCTGCACTTGTATTTCACTATTCATTTTTTGTAGTGTTAACAAGGCATTTAAGATTTTTTGCGGAGCCTGTCCCATTTTTCGTTCAATTACTCGAAAAAATAGACGGAATTTTCCAAGTAGGTGTTCCAGGTGTTCTTATTTCGGGTTTTATGCTTTTATTAGCAGCGACTTATCTTTTAGTCAGGCGTGTAATTATCCCTCAAGTAAAATACGTTTCTTTAGTTGCCGATTATTTCCCGCTTTTTCTTATAATGGGAATAGCATTTACAGGCATTTATATGCGTTATTTTGAAAAAGTGGATATCGTTGGAGTAAAAGCGCTAACAATGGGAATTATAACGCTAAGTCCGCAAATTCCAGCAGGAATTAGTACTATTTTTTATGTTCACTTATTTTTAGTAAGTCTTCTTGTGGCTTATATTCCTTTCAGTAAACTCATGCACATGGGCGGAATTTTTATGAGTCCAACAAGAAATATGGCAAATAATAATCGAGCAACTCGTCATATTAATCCGTGGAATTACCCAGTTAAAGTTCATAGTTATGCAGAGTACGAAGATGATTTCAGAGAAAAAATGATAGAAGCTGGGCTCCCAGTTGAAAAGGAGTAA
- a CDS encoding RsbRD N-terminal domain-containing protein encodes MNLSKTLKKVLQEKKDKILSEWFEVVIHAYPDDMAYFLKREKDAFANPVGQNIWNTIETIYKELLDSFDKEKIASGIDPLIRTRAVQNFRASESVKFVFSLKEIIRNNFDFKDEDGGKSLYQLERMIDEIALIGFDIYMNCKEKIYQLKANHERSQTMKLLEKANLLCECNNE; translated from the coding sequence ATGAATCTGTCTAAAACTTTAAAAAAAGTCTTACAAGAAAAAAAAGATAAAATACTGTCAGAGTGGTTCGAGGTAGTTATTCATGCTTACCCCGATGATATGGCATACTTTTTAAAAAGAGAGAAAGATGCTTTTGCTAATCCAGTTGGGCAAAATATATGGAATACTATCGAAACAATATATAAGGAATTATTAGATAGCTTCGATAAAGAGAAAATAGCATCAGGAATTGATCCTCTAATTAGAACAAGGGCTGTTCAAAATTTTAGAGCTTCTGAATCAGTCAAATTTGTTTTTTCCTTGAAAGAAATTATCAGAAATAATTTTGACTTTAAAGATGAAGATGGCGGTAAAAGCCTTTATCAACTTGAAAGAATGATAGATGAAATAGCCTTAATAGGATTTGATATTTATATGAACTGTAAAGAAAAAATATATCAATTAAAGGCAAACCATGAAAGAAGCCAGACAATGAAACTTTTGGAAAAAGCAAATTTATTATGTGAATGTAATAATGAGTAA
- a CDS encoding cyclic nucleotide-binding domain-containing protein, translating into MNEFIERESLVEQCISENNIEKAVKLLFDLIVFYAKNKNFVKANALREKLIEVDNMALTEIISTGEIIEDEKRGLIDKDHLKLWTPLFSMLNEDEANALYYAMNESNYLPDQTIFKQGESNSNLYFINNGEVKIVYLKNNKETLLKVLSPGHIAGDDSFFSISVCTTSMITLTGAQIDMLSRDVLKKWETEFPALAPKIQDFCLKTQRPKILELVKKKGLERRTQTRTKASGQVMIQLIGSKDEPIGKPFKGDLSDLSIGGVSFYIKTSKKETARLLLGRKMAIKFIVSDDSEKKFIKKGTVVGVGYHLFNDYSIHANFEKEITEMGLLNIISAIGK; encoded by the coding sequence ATGAATGAATTTATTGAGAGAGAATCTTTAGTGGAACAATGTATTTCAGAAAATAATATTGAAAAAGCAGTGAAACTATTGTTTGATTTAATTGTGTTTTACGCAAAAAATAAAAATTTTGTTAAAGCGAATGCTTTAAGGGAAAAATTAATAGAAGTTGATAATATGGCATTAACTGAAATTATTAGTACCGGCGAAATCATCGAAGACGAAAAAAGAGGACTTATCGATAAAGACCATTTAAAATTATGGACGCCTCTCTTTTCAATGCTCAATGAAGACGAAGCTAATGCCCTTTATTATGCTATGAATGAAAGTAATTATCTTCCTGATCAAACTATTTTTAAACAAGGAGAGTCCAATTCAAATTTATATTTTATAAACAACGGTGAAGTAAAGATAGTTTATCTCAAGAATAATAAAGAGACACTTTTAAAAGTTTTATCTCCAGGCCATATCGCTGGAGACGATTCATTTTTTTCAATTTCAGTATGCACGACTTCAATGATAACCTTAACAGGAGCTCAAATTGACATGCTAAGCCGAGATGTTCTAAAAAAATGGGAAACTGAATTTCCAGCTCTTGCTCCTAAAATTCAAGATTTTTGTTTAAAAACTCAAAGGCCTAAAATTCTTGAGTTAGTAAAGAAAAAAGGTCTTGAACGAAGAACTCAAACAAGAACGAAAGCTTCCGGACAAGTAATGATTCAATTGATCGGAAGTAAAGACGAACCTATCGGAAAGCCCTTTAAAGGAGATTTATCTGATCTATCAATAGGTGGAGTTTCATTTTACATAAAAACCTCAAAAAAAGAAACCGCACGATTATTACTTGGACGAAAAATGGCAATAAAATTTATTGTTTCGGATGATTCTGAAAAAAAATTTATAAAAAAGGGAACTGTAGTAGGTGTTGGTTACCATCTTTTTAATGATTATTCTATTCATGCTAACTTTGAAAAAGAAATCACAGAGATGGGATTGTTAAATATAATTTCTGCTATTGGCAAATAA
- the ndk gene encoding nucleoside-diphosphate kinase, translating to MERTLSLIKPDGVRKNIIGEVIKRFESKGIKIAAMKMLHLTKAQTEGFYAVHKERPFFASLTDFMTSGPIVAMILEGDDVIKKNREIMGATNYKEAAEGTIRKDFATDIEKNVVHGSDSPQTAAFEISYFFNSFEIVKNI from the coding sequence ATGGAAAGAACTTTATCTTTAATTAAACCTGACGGAGTTAGAAAAAACATTATCGGAGAAGTAATAAAGAGATTTGAAAGTAAAGGCATAAAAATTGCCGCAATGAAAATGCTGCATCTTACAAAGGCTCAAACTGAAGGCTTTTATGCTGTTCATAAAGAAAGACCTTTTTTTGCAAGCCTTACTGATTTTATGACATCAGGACCAATTGTAGCTATGATTTTAGAAGGAGACGACGTTATTAAAAAAAATAGGGAAATCATGGGAGCTACAAACTATAAAGAAGCTGCCGAAGGAACAATAAGAAAAGATTTTGCAACAGATATTGAAAAAAATGTTGTTCATGGATCAGATTCACCTCAAACCGCTGCATTTGAAATATCCTATTTTTTTAATTCTTTTGAAATCGTAAAAAATATCTAA
- a CDS encoding 4Fe-4S dicluster domain-containing protein, producing MEKSSRRSFFKVAGISLLGISGAAPVLNSFAESQVSHTVEGSYVKNESTLQAKRWGMIINTKELSEDNVPSIIEACHKAHNVPNIDNKKHEVKWIWEEEFKHAFPTVNHDFLNERVENLKFLVFCNHCNNPPCVRACPTKATFKRDDGIVLMDFHRCIGCRFCMAACPYGSRSFNFENPRPFIEETNPLFPTRMKGVVEKCNFCAERLAVGKIPACVEAANGAIVFGDLNDPESEIRQVLKENYTIRRKPALGTGPSVYYIV from the coding sequence ATGGAAAAAAGTAGTAGAAGAAGTTTTTTTAAAGTAGCTGGAATTTCCTTATTGGGAATTAGTGGAGCAGCTCCTGTATTAAATTCTTTTGCTGAATCCCAAGTATCTCATACTGTGGAAGGGAGCTATGTAAAGAATGAAAGCACTCTACAAGCTAAAAGATGGGGAATGATAATAAATACAAAAGAATTGTCTGAAGATAATGTTCCAAGTATTATTGAAGCCTGCCATAAAGCTCATAATGTTCCTAATATTGATAATAAAAAACATGAAGTAAAATGGATATGGGAAGAAGAATTTAAGCACGCTTTTCCGACTGTAAATCATGATTTTTTAAATGAACGAGTTGAAAATTTGAAATTTCTTGTTTTTTGTAATCATTGTAATAATCCTCCCTGTGTTCGAGCTTGTCCTACAAAGGCGACTTTTAAAAGGGATGATGGAATTGTATTAATGGATTTCCATAGATGCATTGGTTGTCGTTTTTGTATGGCAGCCTGTCCTTATGGCTCAAGAAGTTTTAATTTTGAAAATCCAAGACCTTTTATTGAGGAAACTAATCCTTTATTTCCTACAAGGATGAAAGGTGTTGTGGAAAAATGTAATTTTTGCGCAGAAAGGCTTGCTGTTGGAAAAATACCCGCCTGCGTTGAAGCGGCAAACGGTGCAATTGTTTTTGGAGATTTGAATGATCCAGAATCAGAAATAAGGCAAGTATTAAAGGAAAACTATACCATTAGACGTAAACCGGCTCTCGGTACAGGGCCATCAGTTTATTACATTGTATGA
- the nrfD gene encoding polysulfide reductase NrfD translates to MLETAIKGSRNYWLWLAGLAAVFCLGFLVYLNQLSFGLGITGMNRDVTWGFYIAQFTFLVGVAASAVMLVLPYYLHDYKAFGRITILGEFLAVASVSMCLFFIIVDLGQPQRILNVWLHPTPGSVLFWDTIVLNGYLLLNIVIGWKILEAERSSIAPPKWVKPLIYLSIPWAVSIHTVTAFLYCGLPGRGFWLTAILAPRFLASAFASGPAFLIVLCFIVRKLTKFDPGTVQIQTLAKIVTYGLIINVFFLLCEVFVVFYSGIPEHMEHFKYLYAGHDGHGVLVPWMWTSAALALLSIFLLINPATRKNEKILPFTCVMVFVAMWIDKGLGLVSGGFVPSPLHHFNEYVPTLKEIMITFGVYALGFIILTVLFKIAVSVKEELVS, encoded by the coding sequence ATGCTTGAAACTGCGATAAAAGGAAGTAGAAATTATTGGTTATGGCTGGCAGGTTTAGCTGCTGTTTTTTGCTTAGGCTTTTTGGTGTATTTAAACCAGTTGAGTTTTGGTTTAGGTATAACCGGGATGAACAGAGATGTTACTTGGGGATTTTATATTGCCCAGTTTACTTTTCTTGTAGGAGTTGCTGCATCAGCGGTAATGCTCGTTCTTCCATACTATTTGCATGATTACAAAGCATTTGGAAGAATAACAATATTAGGCGAATTTTTAGCGGTTGCATCTGTATCCATGTGTCTTTTTTTCATAATAGTTGATCTTGGTCAACCTCAAAGAATTTTAAATGTATGGCTGCATCCTACTCCTGGATCAGTTTTATTTTGGGATACTATCGTATTGAATGGTTATCTATTATTGAATATAGTTATTGGATGGAAAATTCTTGAAGCTGAAAGAAGTTCAATAGCTCCTCCAAAATGGGTAAAACCATTGATATACCTTTCAATTCCTTGGGCTGTCAGTATTCACACAGTAACCGCATTTTTATACTGCGGTTTACCTGGTAGAGGCTTTTGGCTAACAGCAATTCTTGCTCCTCGATTTCTTGCATCTGCCTTTGCTTCAGGTCCAGCTTTTTTAATTGTTTTATGCTTTATTGTTCGTAAATTAACTAAGTTTGATCCAGGAACAGTTCAGATTCAAACATTAGCTAAAATCGTTACTTATGGACTTATTATAAATGTATTCTTTCTTCTTTGTGAAGTTTTTGTAGTCTTTTATAGTGGCATTCCTGAACATATGGAACATTTTAAATATCTTTATGCCGGTCATGATGGGCATGGAGTTTTAGTTCCATGGATGTGGACGTCTGCTGCTTTAGCATTATTGTCTATATTTTTGCTTATTAATCCAGCTACACGTAAAAATGAAAAAATTCTACCATTTACTTGTGTAATGGTATTTGTGGCGATGTGGATTGATAAGGGATTAGGTCTTGTATCCGGTGGTTTTGTTCCATCTCCGCTTCATCATTTTAATGAATACGTTCCTACTCTAAAAGAAATAATGATTACTTTTGGGGTATATGCGTTAGGTTTTATTATTCTTACAGTTCTGTTTAAAATAGCTGTAAGCGTAAAAGAAGAACTTGTATCATAA
- a CDS encoding (Fe-S)-binding protein — MADYPTSKELIDNVNYKLPKKGWMDTPTTIRKGMYCYAGNPKSLETVGFPNARQWNPLDEDWKLPENWQEIIHNGFKERLENFRSFKIFMDICVRCGACADKCHFYIGTGDPKNMPVLRAELLRSVYRNDFTTAGKILGKLAGARKLTLDVLKEWWYYLFQCTECRRCSVFCPYGIDTAEITMMGRELLNLLGLNIDWIATPVSNCYKTGNHLGIQPHAFKDMLDFFVEDIEELTGINVAPNYNKKGADILFITPSGDVFADPGTYTCMGYLMLFHYLKEKYGLDVTWSTYASEGGNFGSFTSHEMMKRLNSKMYAEAKRLGVKWIIGGECGHMWRVIHQYMGTMNGPADFLEEPVSPITGTKFENAKSTKMVHIAEFTADLIKHGKLDLDKSRNDHIKLTYHDSCNPSRGMGLLDEPRYVIQNVCNHFYEMPPNTIREQTFCCGSGAGLNAGENMEQRLAGGLPRANAVKYVHDKFGVNMLGCVCAIDRAALPPLMDYWVPGVGVIGLHELVANALIFPGENKRTTDLRGEPLLGMEDEADE; from the coding sequence ATGGCAGATTATCCAACATCAAAAGAATTAATTGACAATGTAAATTACAAGTTACCTAAAAAAGGTTGGATGGATACTCCTACAACAATACGAAAAGGAATGTATTGTTATGCAGGTAATCCAAAAAGCCTTGAAACTGTAGGCTTTCCCAATGCACGACAATGGAATCCCCTTGATGAAGACTGGAAGTTACCTGAAAATTGGCAGGAGATTATCCATAATGGATTCAAAGAAAGGTTAGAAAATTTTCGTTCTTTTAAAATTTTTATGGACATTTGTGTAAGATGCGGTGCTTGCGCTGATAAATGTCATTTTTATATAGGAACAGGTGATCCTAAAAATATGCCTGTTTTAAGGGCTGAATTGCTTAGGTCTGTATATAGAAATGATTTTACTACAGCTGGAAAAATTTTAGGTAAGCTTGCAGGCGCAAGGAAGCTTACTTTAGATGTTTTAAAGGAGTGGTGGTATTACTTATTTCAATGTACTGAATGTCGAAGATGTTCTGTTTTTTGTCCTTATGGCATTGATACTGCTGAAATAACAATGATGGGTCGAGAACTTTTAAATTTATTAGGACTCAATATTGACTGGATAGCAACCCCTGTTTCAAATTGTTATAAAACAGGAAATCATCTTGGTATCCAACCCCATGCTTTTAAAGATATGCTTGACTTTTTTGTTGAAGATATAGAAGAATTAACAGGAATTAATGTAGCTCCTAATTATAACAAAAAAGGAGCTGATATTTTATTTATTACTCCATCCGGGGACGTTTTTGCTGACCCTGGAACTTATACATGTATGGGCTATCTTATGCTCTTCCATTACCTGAAAGAAAAATATGGTTTGGATGTTACATGGAGTACTTATGCTTCTGAAGGCGGTAATTTCGGTTCTTTTACTTCCCATGAAATGATGAAACGTTTAAACTCAAAAATGTATGCAGAAGCTAAAAGACTTGGTGTCAAATGGATTATAGGCGGTGAATGCGGACATATGTGGAGAGTAATACATCAGTATATGGGCACAATGAATGGACCTGCAGACTTTTTAGAAGAACCCGTGTCTCCAATAACTGGAACTAAGTTTGAAAATGCTAAATCTACTAAAATGGTTCATATTGCTGAATTCACAGCTGATTTAATAAAGCATGGAAAGCTTGATTTAGATAAAAGCAGAAATGATCATATAAAATTAACTTACCATGATTCCTGTAACCCATCAAGAGGCATGGGCTTGCTTGATGAACCAAGATATGTAATTCAAAATGTATGTAATCATTTTTATGAAATGCCTCCTAATACTATACGCGAACAGACTTTTTGCTGTGGAAGTGGTGCTGGGTTAAATGCTGGAGAAAATATGGAGCAGCGATTAGCTGGAGGCTTGCCAAGGGCTAATGCAGTAAAATATGTCCATGATAAATTTGGAGTTAACATGCTAGGGTGTGTATGTGCTATAGACAGAGCTGCGTTACCCCCATTAATGGATTATTGGGTACCTGGAGTTGGCGTAATTGGTCTTCATGAGTTAGTTGCGAATGCGTTAATTTTTCCAGGAGAAAATAAACGCACTACAGATTTAAGGGGTGAACCGCTTTTAGGAATGGAGGATGAAGCAGATGAATGA
- the dsrJ gene encoding sulfate reduction electron transfer complex DsrMKJOP subunit DsrJ, with protein sequence MNDKKIIYLGLIIFAVIFTFPFWYNQLKASPAPEPILSQTAKDAKTCVEPKEFMKTGHMQLLNTWRDKVVREGMRQYKSTNGKDYNISLSSGEESCMGCHGSKADFCDKCHNYASVTPYCWDCHIEPKENK encoded by the coding sequence ATGAATGATAAAAAAATAATATATTTAGGATTGATAATATTTGCGGTGATATTTACTTTTCCTTTTTGGTATAATCAGCTTAAAGCTTCTCCTGCGCCAGAACCTATTTTATCTCAAACAGCGAAAGATGCAAAAACATGCGTTGAACCAAAAGAATTTATGAAAACTGGACATATGCAGCTTTTAAATACGTGGAGAGATAAAGTAGTAAGAGAAGGAATGCGGCAGTATAAAAGTACAAATGGAAAAGATTATAACATTAGCTTATCAAGTGGTGAAGAATCATGTATGGGATGTCACGGAAGCAAGGCAGATTTTTGTGATAAATGTCATAACTATGCTTCTGTTACTCCATATTGTTGGGATTGCCATATTGAGCCGAAGGAGAACAAATAA
- the rsmD gene encoding 16S rRNA (guanine(966)-N(2))-methyltransferase RsmD produces MTLRIIAGALKGKKLDTIDGKKVRPTSGKVREAVYSIISTQISDAIVLDLFAGTGAMGIEAISRGANKSIFIDNFTNSLSTIKKNVTKCRIENQSSIIKWDILRNLSCISYDKPLFDIVFIDPPYGKNIVNQVLTNLHMSKCLKPEALIIVEHSKEENILNEYIDFKRYDQRKYGQTFVSFYNIELKKQ; encoded by the coding sequence ATGACATTGCGAATAATTGCAGGTGCATTAAAGGGGAAAAAACTTGATACAATAGATGGGAAAAAAGTAAGGCCCACTTCTGGCAAAGTTAGGGAAGCGGTTTACAGCATAATTTCTACACAAATAAGTGATGCAATCGTATTAGATCTTTTTGCAGGAACTGGTGCAATGGGGATTGAGGCTATAAGCAGAGGTGCAAATAAGTCTATATTTATTGATAACTTTACAAATTCTCTATCTACAATCAAAAAAAATGTAACTAAATGTCGTATTGAAAATCAATCTTCAATCATTAAATGGGATATCCTTAGAAATTTAAGCTGTATTTCCTATGATAAACCTCTCTTTGATATTGTATTTATTGATCCTCCTTATGGAAAAAATATTGTTAATCAAGTTCTTACAAATCTACATATGAGTAAATGCCTTAAACCAGAAGCTCTTATAATCGTGGAACATTCTAAAGAAGAAAATATTTTAAATGAGTATATTGATTTTAAGCGTTATGACCAACGAAAGTATGGGCAAACGTTTGTTTCATTTTATAATATTGAACTTAAAAAACAATAA